A single Pedobacter sp. PACM 27299 DNA region contains:
- the gap gene encoding type I glyceraldehyde-3-phosphate dehydrogenase, which produces MKIAINGFGRIGRIFLRSAIEKNINVVAINDLGDPATLAHLFKYDTVHRGFKGTVSFEADALIVNEKKIQVYAKSNPAELPWAELGIDLVLESTGKFTSRAGADLHLQAGAKQVLISAPAADKDIPMVVLGVNETHIDLKSPILSNASCTTNNVAPMVKILDDNWGVLEGYITTIHSMTGDQNLHDGPHKDLRRARAASASIIPTSTGAAKAITNIFPHLEGKLGGAGIRVPVLNGSLTDFTCLLKTATTIEEINAAFKKASENELKELVEYTEDPIVSVDILDNPHSCIFDAQLTSIVGDMVKVVGWYDNESGYSNRLVDLVLKIAATHD; this is translated from the coding sequence ATGAAAATAGCAATTAATGGTTTTGGTAGAATTGGCCGTATTTTTTTACGCAGTGCCATCGAAAAAAACATCAATGTTGTGGCCATCAATGACCTCGGAGATCCGGCAACACTCGCGCATTTATTCAAATACGACACGGTTCACCGTGGATTTAAGGGTACAGTCAGCTTTGAAGCTGATGCTTTAATTGTGAATGAAAAGAAAATCCAGGTTTATGCAAAGTCTAATCCGGCAGAATTGCCTTGGGCGGAACTTGGAATCGATCTGGTTTTAGAATCTACCGGTAAGTTTACCAGCAGAGCAGGAGCGGATCTGCATTTGCAGGCGGGAGCGAAGCAGGTATTGATTTCGGCACCTGCCGCAGATAAGGACATTCCTATGGTGGTATTGGGTGTAAATGAAACGCATATCGATTTGAAGTCGCCCATTCTGTCTAATGCTTCCTGTACCACAAACAATGTGGCACCAATGGTGAAAATCCTGGACGACAACTGGGGTGTATTGGAAGGATATATTACCACGATCCACTCCATGACTGGTGATCAAAACCTGCATGATGGACCGCATAAAGATTTAAGAAGAGCGAGAGCGGCTTCGGCTTCGATCATTCCAACGAGTACAGGAGCGGCAAAAGCGATCACCAATATTTTTCCTCATCTGGAAGGGAAATTGGGCGGTGCAGGAATCAGGGTTCCAGTATTGAACGGTTCCTTAACTGATTTTACCTGTCTGCTGAAAACAGCAACCACGATTGAAGAAATCAATGCTGCATTCAAAAAAGCATCAGAAAATGAATTAAAAGAGCTGGTAGAATATACCGAAGACCCTATTGTTTCCGTTGATATTCTAGACAATCCACATTCCTGCATCTTTGATGCACAGCTGACCTCTATCGTTGGTGATATGGTGAAAGTGGTGGGTTGGTATGATAATGAGTCTGGATATTCCAACCGTTTGGTGGATCTGGTATTAAAAATTGCAGCAACACATGATTAA